The DNA sequence GCGGCTGGACGGTGACCGAGCGCGACGCGCCTGAGCGGCGGACGGCGATTCGGCCGCGCCACATCTGCATGCTCTTTCGGCGGCTGAATCAGTGGCGCGGCGGTCGTCCGCGCGATGTCACGCGCGACTATGTGCGCGCGCTCGAAGGGCGCCATCTGGAGCATGTGCTGGTGCGCGGCGGCTCGTTCAATCAACGCGAGGAGGTCGAGGCGCTACGCAACGCACTGGCGGCGATCGAACGTCCCGACGACGAGTTGAGTGTCTATGCAACGATGCGTGGTCCGCTGTTCGCGCTGACCGACGCGGCGCTGCTACGCTTTCGCGAGACCTGCGGCAGTCTGCATCCGTTTCGCTCGATGCCGCCGGCGCTGGCCGCCGAGCTGGCCGAAGTGGCGGCGGCACTGGGCGTGCTGCGCGAGCTCCATCGCGGACGCAACCGGCGGCCGATCGCCGAGACGATCGCGCAGCTACTCGCGAAGACGCGCGCGCACGCCGGCTTCGCGATCTGGCCGACCGGCGAGCAGGCGCTGGCGAACCTGATGCGGCTGATGGAGACAGCGCGGCGCTACGAAGCGGCCAGCGGCGCGACCTCGCTGCGCGGCTTCGTCGATCTGCTCGAAGAGCGCGCGGCTGGCGAGCAGGCCGGCGACGCGCCGGTGGTCGAGGAAGGGACTGAGGGCGTGCGCGTCATGACTGTGCATAGCGCCAAGGGCCTCGAGTTTCCGGTGGTCATCCTGGCGGACCTGACCTGCAATGAAACCGCACGCGCCGCGCGCCGCTACGTCGATCCCGCACGCCATCTGTGCGTGCAGACGCTGGCCGGATGCGCGCCGCGCGAGCTCATCGAACATGCCGCGGAAGAGTTGCGCCGCGACGAAGAAGAGGCCGTGCGCGTGCTCTACGTCGCCGCCACGCGCGCGCGCGACCTGCTCGTCGTGCCCGTCATCGGCGACGCGCGTCACGACGGCTGGCTCGGCAAGCTCGCGCCCGCGCTCTATCCCGATCGGCAAGTCGCGCTGACTCCGCTGACGCGTGCGCCTGAGGGCTGTCCCGAATTTCCTTCGGCCTTCGTCGGCACCCGTCCGCCGGACGCCCATCTCAACGGCGCCGGAGTGGCGCCGGGACTCCATCGGCCGGAAACCGGCGACCATCGAGTAGTCTGGTGGGACCCGGCCCTGCTCAAGCTCGATGCGCGCGCGAGCATGGGGCTGCGCCAGACCAGATTGCTCGAGGCCGACGAAGCGCCGGGGGGCCGCTCCGTCGCAGGCAAGCAGGAAGCCGAGGCTTGGCGCGATTCGCGCGACGCTTTGCTCAAGGCCGGCGCGATCCCGTCACTTCGCGTGTCGATCGCGACAGAAGCCGCCGCAGCCGGGGGCCTGCTCCTCGAGGAAGCCGCGACGATCGAGCTTATCGAAGTGGCGCGCAAGGATGCGCGACTGCATGGCGCGCGCTTCGGCACGTTGGTCCACGCGATACTCTCGCGCGTCGCGCTCGACGCCGCTCCCGACGCGATCGCAGCGGCGGCGCTCTTCTTTGGCCGCATCCTTGGCGCACCGGAAGACGAGGTCGCGGCGGCAAGCGCGGCAGGGGCGAGCGCGCTCGCGTCACCGCTGTTACGACGGGCGGCAGCCGCGATCGAGCTTCGACGCGAGACTCCGCTCACGCTCATACTCGACGACGGCAGCCTGGTCGAGGGAACCGCCGATCTCGCTTTCCTCGAAGTGGACGCCGCGGGCATCCGACACTGGACGGTGGTTGATTACAAGACCGACGCGGCAATCGCGGGTCGGCTCGAGGAGTATCGTGCGCAGCTCGCGCTTTATCTGCGCGCGATCGCGCGCGCGACCGCGACACCCGCCCGCGGAATCCTCCTGTGGCTGTGACCGCGATCGAGCCGAAGTGCGCGGCGCGGCGGCGTTTGCGCCATCGATCCGCAGGGCCCGCGCAGATAGTATTTTCGTGTTGCGCTCAACAACGCGGGGGACGCGAGCTTGCCGGCAGAAAAGAATCGCACGATCCTGATGGTCGCCTACGGCTCGCTCCTGAGCGGCTACGGAATTCTCGCCGAGCGGCGCGGCGGCGGCAGCAAACTAATCGCGCGCGACGCCTTTCCGGTGACCCTGGCGAATGCGCGGCGCGGTCTCGCCAAACCCTCGAGCCACGGTCATTATCTGGCGATGGATCTGGAGCCGCTCGCGATAGGTCAGCCGTTGGTCGCGCGGGGCGGCGCCGCTGTCGACGGGATCGGGGTGCTCGGCCTCGAGTTCGATCGTGAGTGGGCGCCTAAGATCGCACGGCGCGAGGAATATTCGCCGGAAAAGTTCTGCGAGTTGATCGCGCTGGCCGATCACGCCGGCCAGCCTCTCGGTGAATACCTTTTCGCGCTCGCGGAGCGCACGCGTTTCGATTTGCTGGCCTATCGCACGGCTCTGCGCGAGCTCGTCGGATATACCTCGCCGGGCTATGTCTTCCATCCGATCCCGTTTCACGACGGCCGCGTCGGCGTCGCCGCGATCGGCTCCGGCTTTGAGGGCAGCGGCGATCCCGCGGTGCGCTCAAAGCGCAACGAATGCGGCATGGAGCGCTTGCTCTCGCTGCCTGAGGCCCTCGCCGTCAACCGGCCCAATCTGCAGCCCGAGTACGACGGCCAGGTCGGCTATTTCGTCGAGTGCATCCTCGGCGGCGTTCACGGCCTCGGGGTTGCCGATCTCGTCGCAGGACTCGACCCCTCCAGCCCGCTAGGTCTTGAGGTGAAGCGGCGGCTCGCCGCCGCAGTCGTGGACGAATGCGCGCGCTTCTGCTCTGCGACCTCGATGGACGAGGCGCGCTACCACACCGCCTTCGGTGGGCTGGCCGAGCCGCGCTTGCAGCCGTTCTTCGCCGCGGTGCCGGCATGACGACACCGATCGCATCGGGCTTCTCGATCGTCGTGACCAAGGAGAATCTGAAATTCTCGGCGGCCCACTTTATCGCCTACCCCGGTTTCCGCGAGCCCCTGCACGGCCATAACTATCAGGTCGGCGTGAAGGTCGAAGGCGCGCTCGGCGCGATGGGCTATGTGCTCGATTTCGGTCTGGTCAAGCGCTTGCTCAAGGAGATTGTTGATCGGCT is a window from the Candidatus Binataceae bacterium genome containing:
- a CDS encoding UvrD-helicase domain-containing protein, whose protein sequence is MSAAPPILLTETVPADQAARDRIQHDLTATLIIEAAAGTGKTTALVSRIVAVLARGLTSLDRIVAVTFTEKAAGELKLRLRAAIECARHDAANFDEAARKHLRDSLEKLEEAHIGTIHSFCADLLRERPIAAGVDPMFEIAPEEVQRALFEAAFGRWFEEALAAPGPALRRILRRRALADREGPRPILAAAARELLEWRDFATPWQDEEFERDAAIGELVEMIEAAGAIAAEADADDWLRRSFELLARPLAEATRLEAVRARDYDALEDTLLRLLQGNQRHWGWKGRGESFGTITRAEAFVRRAAIKARLEDFRERAGANLAPQLRDELWPVIAYYDELKDRAGRLDFLDLLRLARDLIRSNAVVRAELQERFSHIFVDEFQDTDPLQAEILLLLAADDPAATDWLAVTPRPGKLFIVGDPKQSIYRFRRADVALYQSVKQRLLARGAALEHLRVSFRATAEIQQMINAAFAPLMPVESPSQPAYAALEAFRLDAPAQPAIVALPVPAPYSDYGRITDWSIEKSLPDAIAAFIEWLIRESGWTVTERDAPERRTAIRPRHICMLFRRLNQWRGGRPRDVTRDYVRALEGRHLEHVLVRGGSFNQREEVEALRNALAAIERPDDELSVYATMRGPLFALTDAALLRFRETCGSLHPFRSMPPALAAELAEVAAALGVLRELHRGRNRRPIAETIAQLLAKTRAHAGFAIWPTGEQALANLMRLMETARRYEAASGATSLRGFVDLLEERAAGEQAGDAPVVEEGTEGVRVMTVHSAKGLEFPVVILADLTCNETARAARRYVDPARHLCVQTLAGCAPRELIEHAAEELRRDEEEAVRVLYVAATRARDLLVVPVIGDARHDGWLGKLAPALYPDRQVALTPLTRAPEGCPEFPSAFVGTRPPDAHLNGAGVAPGLHRPETGDHRVVWWDPALLKLDARASMGLRQTRLLEADEAPGGRSVAGKQEAEAWRDSRDALLKAGAIPSLRVSIATEAAAAGGLLLEEAATIELIEVARKDARLHGARFGTLVHAILSRVALDAAPDAIAAAALFFGRILGAPEDEVAAASAAGASALASPLLRRAAAAIELRRETPLTLILDDGSLVEGTADLAFLEVDAAGIRHWTVVDYKTDAAIAGRLEEYRAQLALYLRAIARATATPARGILLWL